Proteins found in one Populus alba chromosome 14, ASM523922v2, whole genome shotgun sequence genomic segment:
- the LOC118036545 gene encoding 1-aminocyclopropane-1-carboxylate oxidase: MEFPVISMEKLNGEERAATMEKIKDACENWGFFELLNHGIPHEFLDTVERMTKEHYKKCMEQRFKEMVASKALEGVQTEIKDLDWESTFQLRHLPKSNIAEIPDLDDEYRKVMKEFALKLEKLAEELLDLLCENLGLEKGYLKRVFYGSNGSPTFGTKVSNYPPCPKPDLVKGLRAHTDAGGIILLFQDDKVSGLQLLKDGQWIDVPPMRHSIVVNLGDQLEVITNGKYKSVEHRVIAQTDGARMSVASFYNPGSEAVIYPAPALVEKEAEETKTVYPKFVFDDYMKLYAGLKFQAKEPRFEAMKAVETTVNLGPIATA; the protein is encoded by the exons ATGGAGTTCCCAGTGATTAGCATGGAGAAGCTAAACGGCGAGGAGAGAGCAGCCACCATGGAAAAGATCAAGGATGCCTGTGAGAACTGGGGCTTCTTTGAG CTACTGAACCATGGCATACCCCATGAGTTCTTGGACACCGTAGAGAGGATGACAAAGGAGCACTACAAGAAATGCATGGAGCAAAGGTTCAAGGAAATGGTGGCAAGCAAAGCCCTTGAGGGTGTCCAAACAGAGATCAAAGACTTGGATTGGGAGAGCACCTTCCAGTTACGCCATCTCCCTAAGTCAAACATTGCTGAGATCCCCGATCTCGATGATGAATacag GAAGGTGATGAAAGAATTTGCATTGAAGTTGGAGAAACTGGCAGAGGAGCTCCTGGACTTGTTATGTGAGAATCTTGGACTAGAAAAGGGGTACCTCAAAAGGGTTTTCTATGGATCAAACGGTAGTCCAACCTTTGGCACCAAGGTCAGCAATTATCCACCATGCCCCAAACCAGACCTGGTGAAGGGTCTCAGGGCCCACACCGACGCTGGTGGCATCATCTTGCTATTCCAGGATGACAAAGTCAGCGGCCTCCAGCTTCTCAAGGATGGCCAGTGGATTGATGTGCCCCCAATGCGCCACTCCATTGTTGTCAACCTTGGTGACCAACTCGAG GTGATCACCAATGGCAAGTATAAGAGTGTGGAGCACAGAGTGATTGCTCAAACGGATGGCGCTAGGATGTCAGTAGCTTCTTTCTATAACCCTGGAAGTGAAGCAGTTATCTATCCAGCACCAGCTTTGGTGGAGAAGGAAGCAGAAGAGACGAAAACAGTGTACCCAAAATTTGTATTTGATGACTACATGAAGCTGTATGCTGGCCTCAAATTCCAGGCCAAGGAGCCAAGATTTGAAGCCATGAAAGCTGTAGAAACCACTGTCAATCTGGGTCCAATTGCAACTGCTTAA